GCGGCGTTTTCGGCCAGGTTGGCCACCATCAGGCTGTGGTGGTAGCTGCCGGGGGCCTCCATCTGCATCTTGCGGAGCAGGGGGTGGTTGAAGTCCGTCAGCTCCAGCAGCGTGATGTCGGTCGTGTAGCGGAAGATCGATTCGCCGAGCGGCAACAGGCCCACCACGATGATGCCGGTGATGAGGCCGGTGAGGATCGCGGAAATGATCTGGTAGACGATCACGACCGGTTCCTGAGCGTCGCGCAGGCCGATGAGCACTGCAAACACGGCCATCGCCAGCCCGGTGGTGAAGCAGGCCCGCACCACGCGCTCGCGCAGTTGGATGCGGCGGCTCGAATAGATGCCGATCAAGGCTGCAAGCAGCGTGGCGATCAGCATCGCCAGCGAGTTGCCTTGCATCATGGCCGTCATCACCGAGATCAGCGCGGCGGCTAGGATGCCCGGGCCGGTGCCGACGAGGATGGCGATCACAATGGGCCCCAGCGCTACCGGGAAGAGGTAGGGCGCGAGCGAGGGCAACAGCGGATTCGTCTCGGCTAGCGGCCCCGTCCCCAGCTCGTACAACAGGCGGATCAGCCCGAGGTTGAGCAGGATGGCGAAGCCGGCGGTGACGATGAACCGGCGGTTGTGCGAGTAGGCTTGATGGAAAGTATGGAGGTAGAGCGCGGCGCCGCCGACGATGATCAGCGTCATGATCATGCGCTCGATCAGCAGCGTTTCGAGGCCCACCTGCGAGACGCGGCTGGCGCGCAGCTCCTTGCGGTAGGCTTCCAACTGCTCCTTCTGTAGGTCCGTAACGGTGGTATTGGGCTCGATGATGATCTCGCCCTCGCGCACTTCGACCGAGACGGGCTCGATGGAGGCGACCGCCTTGGCAATGCGCTCGTTGGTGCGCTGCTCGTCGTAGAGGATGTTGGGCTGCAGGCCGGGGCGCAGCAGGCGAAAGAGTGCGATCGAAGACTCGCGGGGGATGTCGAGGGCCGTCAGGTTGATCCGCAGCGAGCGCAGGGCGTCTTCGAGGCTGAGGATCTCGACTTGCTGGACGCGGCCCTGCCGGTCGTGCACATCGAAGAAGCGCAAACGGCCTTGCGTGGCCTGGAAAGCACCATTTTCGGCGTCGTAAATGCCCGTCTCCAGCAAGTCGCGCATCAGCACGAGGCCTTCCTGCACGGCTTCCTGCCGGCGCTCGGCGGTCAGCTTGTTGATCAGGATGGCCAGATCGCTGGAGTTGAAGCGGTAGGGGTTGCCGCCGTCTTCGCTTTCGAGGAAGCGGTTGACTTCGTCGGGCGTCAACGCGGTCAATTCGCTCTGTGCACCTTCGGGCAGGCCAGCGTAGGCAGCGAGCCGCTCCATCGTGCTGCCCAGGTTTTTCTCAAATTGCTCGAACTCTGCCAGATCGACCCGGAAGACCGGGGGCACCGTGCGGCGGACGGCTTCGACGCGGTCTTCCGTCAACAGCTTGCTCTCGTAGGAGAAGGGCAGCTCGGAAACGACGCGCACCCGGGCCACCTGGCCCACTTGCAGCACCGGACCGGCGGGGGAGAGGCCCACGAAGCAGATGATGACGGCGAGGAGCGCAAAGAGCGCAAAGATCCCCGTGTCCAGCAGACTCCCTTGGTGGCCCTTTTGCTGGGTCGGCTCAAGCCGGGGGCCCTTTAACCGCTTGCGGCGGTTGGCCTCGGCCTGGGCTTTCTTGGACTTGCGGAAAATCGTCATGTGATGTCGGGGACGGCACCGGCCTGGGTCGCCGTCGCTTCAGTGCGGCGGGCGGGGCGGGCGACCGGGAACTGGCTCTCGGCATCGCGCTGGTAGGCGTCGATAATGCGCTGCACGATGGGGTTGCGCACCACGTCCCGGCCCTCGAAGTAATGGAACTTGATACCGGGGGTTCCTTGCAGGATGCGTTCCGCTTCGCGCAGGCCAGAGACCTTGCTGCGGGGCAGGTCGATTTGCGTCTTGTCGCCCGTGATGACCATGCGGCTGTTGTTCCCGAGACGCGTCAGGAACATCATCATTTGCTCGTGCGTGGTATTCTGGGCCTCGTCGAGGATGACGAAGGCGTCGGAAAGGGTGCGGCCCCGCATGTAGGCGAGGGGGGCGATCTCGATCTTGGAGGTACGCTCGCTACCCTCGCGTTTTTCCTGGTCCATCCCGATCAGGCGGCGCCCGTCGGCCTGGCCCAGCATGTCGTAGATCGCATCGTAAAGGGGCAGCAGGTAGGGCAGGATCTTCTCCGTCAAGTCGCCCGGGAGGAAGCCAAGCGCTTCACCGGCTTCGACGGCAGGGCGGGTGAGGATGATGCGCTCCACCCGCTCATTGAAGAGGGCGTCGAGCGCGGCGGCCACCGCGAGGTAGGTTTTGCCGGTGCCGGCGGGCCCGATGCCGAAGACCACCTCCTTGTCGCGAATCTCCTGCAGGTAGCGCTTCTGGTTGATCGTCTTGGGCACGACGCTCTTGCGCTTGAAGGGCAGGACGAGGGGCTCGGCGAACACCCGGCGCAGCTCTTGCGCATGCCCTTCGGCCACTTCCTGGAAGGTATTCTGGTAATCGCTGACGGTGATGCGGATGCCCTGCTCGCGGGCCAGGCGCAGGATGTCGAACAGATCGGTCGCCTTGGCCACGCCCTCGTCGGCCCCGGCAAACTGGATCCAGTCGTCGCGCGTCACCACCTGCACGCCGAAGCCCGTCTCCAGCTGGCGCAGTAGCGCATCGTCCCCACAGTAGAGTTCCGCCAGGGCGCGCGGGTTCTGGAAGTAGAGGGTTTGTTCGGCCATTACAGGTTTGCTTTGAGCCGTTCCCAGGTCTGCTCCAACGCCTGGGGGAGGGTGCGGGTTTTGCCGATCACGGGGAGGAAATTGGTGTCGCCATCCCACCGGGGCACGATGTGGGCGTGCAAATGGTGGGGGATGCCGGCGCCGGCGGACTTCCCGAGGTTGAAGCCCACATTGAAGCCGTCCGGCTTCATGGTGCGGGTCAAAAGCTCTTGCCCGTAGATGATCAGGTCCATCATTTCCGCCCGTTCGGGCTGGTTCAGTTCCTTAAGATCGGCCACCGCACGGTAGGGAATCACCATTAAATGGCCCGGATTGTAAGGAAAGCGGTTGAGAATCAGGTAATGGTATTCTCCACGATGGACGATCAGGGCCTCCCGGTCGTCCTGTTTGGGCAAGTCCTCAAAGAGCCGGTCGTTACGCGACTTCTCCTTGGGAGCCGCCGTAACGTACTCCATGCGCCAATATGATTGCAATATATCCATAGTGCTCTCTCGGGCAATCGATTCGGAGGTGAAGTCGCAAAATAAAAGGGGGTGGCTTGGGAAACGCAACCCCGGATGGTCTGGGAGCACTTGGTGGCGGCAACAAGTACCGCTCCTGTAGTGTGAGATCGTGTCCGCCGGTGTAAAGCAGAATCCTTAAATGACCTGCCAGCGCCAAAAAGCCCGCCAACGGAAAGTCGGCGGGCTGGGAAAGTCGGCTGGGCCGGCTGGCGGGCGCTAGCTGCGCAGGCGCAGGCGGCTGTCGACCTCGTAGGTCGTCACGGCACGAAGGTCGCTGAGGAGGTTGTCACGAGCGCGCTCATTGGCAGCGACTCCAGTGACGATGACGCGTCCTTCCTCGAAACGGAGGGCGATGTTGTCGTAGTCTTGCCGGATCTTGAAGTCGTAGTTCTGAAAGACGTCCATGCGGTTACGCCAGGTCGCCTTGAGGCGAGCGGCGACGGCCTCTTCGATCTCCGTGGGCGAGCCGGTCACGCGGTCTACCTGATTGCCGGAGTAGTCGGGAGCCAACGGGGTCGGTACATCATAGCTTACGCTCTCCTGGGCATAGGCAAAGGCGGGGAGAGTGAGGAGGCCGAGGGCGAGAATGCGGGTAGTCTTCTTCATGATAAGATGAGGGTTGAAGTTTTCGCCTATCATCAAGGCCGGACGCGTGCCATTTCTGAAGGGAATTGCGTTA
This genomic stretch from Verrucomicrobiota bacterium JB022 harbors:
- a CDS encoding HDIG domain-containing protein, producing the protein MTIFRKSKKAQAEANRRKRLKGPRLEPTQQKGHQGSLLDTGIFALFALLAVIICFVGLSPAGPVLQVGQVARVRVVSELPFSYESKLLTEDRVEAVRRTVPPVFRVDLAEFEQFEKNLGSTMERLAAYAGLPEGAQSELTALTPDEVNRFLESEDGGNPYRFNSSDLAILINKLTAERRQEAVQEGLVLMRDLLETGIYDAENGAFQATQGRLRFFDVHDRQGRVQQVEILSLEDALRSLRINLTALDIPRESSIALFRLLRPGLQPNILYDEQRTNERIAKAVASIEPVSVEVREGEIIIEPNTTVTDLQKEQLEAYRKELRASRVSQVGLETLLIERMIMTLIIVGGAALYLHTFHQAYSHNRRFIVTAGFAILLNLGLIRLLYELGTGPLAETNPLLPSLAPYLFPVALGPIVIAILVGTGPGILAAALISVMTAMMQGNSLAMLIATLLAALIGIYSSRRIQLRERVVRACFTTGLAMAVFAVLIGLRDAQEPVVIVYQIISAILTGLITGIIVVGLLPLGESIFRYTTDITLLELTDFNHPLLRKMQMEAPGSYHHSLMVANLAENAAATIGANPLLCRVCALFHDIGKLAKPEYFTENQRDGYNPHLERNPSMSALVIKSHVKEGVQLAKQYRLPKVIMDVIRQHHGTSLIQYFYYKAIEQQREAIVEDPTGRTPRIELDKVNEDTYRYEGPTPQFTESAIIMLADSIEAASRSLRKVTPQSVEELIEKIVRARIEDGQLDATPLTFRDLKKLRESFAFTLLNSLHARVEYPKDSDSDKKRAKKTRPPFGAGGSRAPFPGETRVPFPADTETASPPANAARQKPSSGGGLPSAPSQQPAPSSPREEHR
- a CDS encoding PhoH family protein — protein: MAEQTLYFQNPRALAELYCGDDALLRQLETGFGVQVVTRDDWIQFAGADEGVAKATDLFDILRLAREQGIRITVSDYQNTFQEVAEGHAQELRRVFAEPLVLPFKRKSVVPKTINQKRYLQEIRDKEVVFGIGPAGTGKTYLAVAAALDALFNERVERIILTRPAVEAGEALGFLPGDLTEKILPYLLPLYDAIYDMLGQADGRRLIGMDQEKREGSERTSKIEIAPLAYMRGRTLSDAFVILDEAQNTTHEQMMMFLTRLGNNSRMVITGDKTQIDLPRSKVSGLREAERILQGTPGIKFHYFEGRDVVRNPIVQRIIDAYQRDAESQFPVARPARRTEATATQAGAVPDIT
- a CDS encoding HIT domain-containing protein — its product is MDILQSYWRMEYVTAAPKEKSRNDRLFEDLPKQDDREALIVHRGEYHYLILNRFPYNPGHLMVIPYRAVADLKELNQPERAEMMDLIIYGQELLTRTMKPDGFNVGFNLGKSAGAGIPHHLHAHIVPRWDGDTNFLPVIGKTRTLPQALEQTWERLKANL